CCGAGCACCGCGCCAACGACCAACGCCGCCACCACGAGCAAAATTGCGAAAACAGGATCCATAAGCGGCGGCACTCCGGGTGAACGAAGCGCGAACCTACCGCGTCATGGCGTCACGCTCAAGCCGCCGCCTTGCGCGCCTTGGCCAGTTTGCGGAGCACCATGTCGCGTTTGAGCCGCGACATGTGATCGATGAACAGCACGCCGTTGAGATGGTCCATCTCGTGCTGGAGGCAGGTGGCGAGCAGGCCGTCGAGTTCCTCCTCGTGGGTCGCGCCTTCGGGGTCGAGCCAGCGGACGCGGCAGCGCGCGGGGCGTTCGACCTCGCCATATTGGTCGGGGATCGAGAGGCAGCCTTCGTTGTAGACGCGCAGCTCGTCGGAGACTTCGAGGATTTCGGGATTGATGAACGCCAGCGGGTTGCGCACCGACTTGCCCTCTTCGTCCTCCTCCTGAAGGTCGATCACCAGCACGCGGCTCGGCACCGCGACCTGGATCGCCGCGAGGCCGATTCCGGGGGCGTCGTACATCGTCTCGAACATGTCGGCGACCAGCTTGCGCACCCCGTCGTCGATGTCGGCGACGGGTTCGGATACCAGCTTCAAGCGCGGGTCGGGAATTTCGATGATCGGGAGAATGGCCATGTTGCCAAATTAAGTCTGCGCGCGCGGGGGGTCAAGCACCGGGGCGGCGTCACGCGACCGGTCGGCGTGCGCGCAACGCCTGCGCCAGCGTGCCCTCGTCGAGATAATCGAGCTCGCCGCCCACGGGCAGCCCATGCGCGAGCTGGGTGATGCGTACCGGAAAGCGCTCGATCCGCTCGGCGAGATAATGCGCGGTGGTCTGCCCCTCGAGCGTGGCGTTCATCGCGAGCACGACCTCGTCGATCCCCCCCGCCTCGATCCGGCGGACCAGCGCATCGATCGCGAGGTCCTCGGGACGGATGCCTTCGAGCGCCGAAAGCTTGCCGCCGAGGACGTGGAAGCGGCCGGGGAACAACCGCGAGCGGTCGAGCGCCCAGAGATCGGCGACCTCCTCGACCACGCACAGCGCGCGCCCGTCGCGGCGCGGATCGGAACAGACGCCGCACGGATCGTTGGTGTCGACATTGCCGCAGGTCGAGCAGGTGACGAGCCGCTCGTTGACCGCGTCGAGCGCGGCGAGCAGCGGCGCCAGTGCGGTTTCACGGCGCTTGAGCAGATGCAGCACCGCGCGCCGCGCCGAACGCGGTCCGAGGCCAGGAAGCCGCGCCAGCGCCTGGGTGAGCGCGTCGATTTCGGGAGATGCCATCGCAGCCACAGATAGGGGGTTGCATGCCCGCCTGCCAAGCGGTTCAGGAGAAGCATGCGTATCGTCTTCATGGGCACCCCCGAATTCGCCGTTCCGATCCTCGATGCGGTGGTCGCCGCGGGGCATGAGGTGGTCGCCGCCTATACCCAGCCCCCGCGCCGCGCCGGGCGAGGCAAGGCGCTCACGCCCTCGCC
The genomic region above belongs to Sphingomonas qomolangmaensis and contains:
- the recR gene encoding recombination mediator RecR, with product MASPEIDALTQALARLPGLGPRSARRAVLHLLKRRETALAPLLAALDAVNERLVTCSTCGNVDTNDPCGVCSDPRRDGRALCVVEEVADLWALDRSRLFPGRFHVLGGKLSALEGIRPEDLAIDALVRRIEAGGIDEVVLAMNATLEGQTTAHYLAERIERFPVRITQLAHGLPVGGELDYLDEGTLAQALRARRPVA
- the def gene encoding peptide deformylase, producing the protein MAILPIIEIPDPRLKLVSEPVADIDDGVRKLVADMFETMYDAPGIGLAAIQVAVPSRVLVIDLQEEDEEGKSVRNPLAFINPEILEVSDELRVYNEGCLSIPDQYGEVERPARCRVRWLDPEGATHEEELDGLLATCLQHEMDHLNGVLFIDHMSRLKRDMVLRKLAKARKAAA